The following are encoded in a window of Nocardioides houyundeii genomic DNA:
- the arcC gene encoding carbamate kinase, with translation MRIVVALGGNALLQRGQRPDADVQEANVRRAVASLAPLTEEHELVITHGNGPQVGVLALQSASDPRLSTPYPFDVLGAQTQGMIGYWLLQALQNELTLKPVAAIINQTLVEAGDPAFENPTKFVGETYDEETAHKLSQSRGWDMARDGDAWRRVVGSPRPQRIVETRLIRLLLESGAVVICAGGGGVPVVRDEQGELRGVEAVVDKDLASAVLAEALDADALMVLTDVPAVMQHWGTPDQTPLRRTTPPALRALGFAAGSMGPKVEAVSRFVEVTGGVAAIGSLDEAVAILAGTAGTIVTTTGLYNGQ, from the coding sequence ATGCGGATCGTGGTGGCCCTCGGTGGCAACGCCCTGCTCCAGCGCGGGCAGCGACCTGACGCAGATGTCCAGGAGGCCAACGTGCGCCGCGCCGTCGCCTCCCTGGCTCCGCTGACCGAGGAGCACGAGCTGGTGATCACCCACGGCAACGGTCCGCAGGTCGGCGTGCTGGCGCTGCAGAGCGCCTCCGACCCGCGCCTGAGCACGCCGTACCCGTTCGACGTCCTGGGAGCACAGACCCAGGGGATGATCGGATACTGGCTGCTGCAGGCGCTGCAGAACGAGCTGACCCTGAAGCCGGTGGCCGCGATCATCAACCAGACGCTGGTGGAGGCAGGGGACCCCGCGTTCGAGAACCCTACGAAGTTCGTGGGCGAGACCTACGACGAGGAGACCGCCCACAAGCTCAGCCAGTCCCGGGGCTGGGACATGGCTCGGGACGGCGACGCGTGGCGGCGCGTCGTCGGCTCGCCCCGGCCCCAGCGCATCGTCGAGACCCGGCTGATCCGGCTGCTCCTGGAGAGCGGTGCGGTGGTGATCTGCGCTGGGGGCGGCGGGGTCCCGGTGGTGCGCGACGAGCAGGGCGAGCTGCGCGGCGTGGAGGCTGTGGTCGACAAGGACCTCGCGAGCGCGGTGCTGGCAGAGGCCCTGGACGCCGACGCGCTGATGGTCCTGACCGACGTCCCCGCCGTCATGCAGCACTGGGGGACGCCCGACCAGACACCGTTGCGTCGCACCACGCCGCCTGCACTGCGTGCGCTCGGGTTCGCTGCCGGGTCCATGGGTCCCAAGGTGGAGGCGGTCAGCCGGTTCGTGGAGGTCACCGGCGGAGTCGCCGCGATCGGGAGCCTGGACGAGGCGGTGGCGATCCTGGCCGGCACGGCCGGGACGATCGTCACCACCACCGGTCTGTACAACGGACAGTGA
- the argF gene encoding ornithine carbamoyltransferase, translating to MAFNLRHRNFVKELDFTPKEWSFLLDLAAELKQAKYAGSEQPRLIRKNIALIFEKTSTRTRCAFEVAAHDQGAQVTYLDPSGSQIGHKESMEDTARVLGRMYDGIEYRGASQDNVETLAKYAGVPVWNGLTDDWHPTQMLCDMLTMREHCAKQDRDITFAYLGDARNNMGNSLLVTGAMMGMDVRMVAPSALWNAEDIVAEAATIAEQTGARITQTEDVTEGVAGADFIYTDVWVSMGEPPEAWDERIALLRDYQVTMGVLEATGNPQVKFMHCLPGFHDRHTKVGEELFQRTGMDALEVTDEVFESRNSIVFDQAENRMHTIKAVLVATLGG from the coding sequence ATGGCCTTCAACCTGAGACACCGCAACTTCGTCAAGGAGCTCGACTTCACCCCCAAGGAGTGGTCGTTCCTCCTGGACCTAGCCGCCGAGCTCAAGCAGGCGAAGTACGCCGGCTCCGAGCAGCCCCGGCTGATCCGCAAGAACATCGCCCTGATCTTCGAGAAGACCTCGACCCGTACCCGGTGCGCCTTCGAGGTGGCCGCCCACGACCAGGGCGCCCAGGTCACCTACCTGGATCCCTCCGGGTCGCAGATCGGCCACAAGGAGTCGATGGAGGACACCGCGCGGGTGCTGGGCCGGATGTACGACGGCATCGAGTACCGCGGCGCCAGCCAGGACAACGTCGAGACCCTGGCCAAGTACGCCGGGGTGCCGGTGTGGAACGGGCTGACCGACGACTGGCACCCGACCCAGATGCTCTGCGACATGCTGACCATGCGTGAGCACTGCGCCAAGCAGGACCGCGACATCACGTTCGCCTACCTCGGCGATGCCCGCAACAACATGGGCAACTCCCTGCTGGTCACGGGCGCGATGATGGGGATGGACGTGCGGATGGTCGCCCCCTCAGCACTGTGGAACGCCGAGGACATCGTCGCGGAGGCGGCCACCATCGCCGAGCAGACCGGCGCCCGTATCACCCAGACCGAGGACGTCACCGAGGGAGTCGCAGGTGCCGACTTCATCTACACCGACGTCTGGGTCTCGATGGGGGAGCCACCGGAGGCCTGGGACGAGCGCATCGCCCTGCTGCGGGACTACCAGGTCACCATGGGCGTCCTGGAGGCCACCGGGAACCCGCAGGTCAAGTTCATGCACTGCCTGCCCGGCTTCCACGACCGTCACACCAAGGTCGGCGAGGAGCTGTTCCAACGCACCGGGATGGACGCCCTCGAGGTCACCGACGAGGTGTTCGAGTCGCGCAACTCCATCGTCTTCGACCAGGCGGAGAACCGGATGCACACCATCAAGGCGGTCCTCGTGGCCACGCTGGGCGGTTGA